A single region of the Phyllostomus discolor isolate MPI-MPIP mPhyDis1 chromosome 14, mPhyDis1.pri.v3, whole genome shotgun sequence genome encodes:
- the MAB21L3 gene encoding protein mab-21-like 3 — translation MPRETEAREPGGSGRVATRTVLPREASPTSALLGADPEAMKSLTSESSEEGLLDKVELRRQWVSQTVEEVQKAIYHLTTKISNQDSRFQAIPYSFTYNGNIKVLAPSQFLVTVPVRGLAGYREAWERRWRYYTLQGTRLPCPLPGPEGLQQWLEVQQFPRSLWLWHEADVNIEGDLVPAKVLQVFRTLVEDAIEACHLSGKVSVLTNGTAVWVAMETSSGPVEIELAPAVEIPTAWSKKARWPRCLTRWPSPERVKCIKSFGFALLARLNYHWQLSFSLAERVLLEQLDEDGGCRRQCFRALRQLKEDVWCPGHRPVLTSHHLQTVLFWTCEKYPHSKDWQVFSKGLLRLAKKLHRCVSQRFLKHFFVQRCNLLQHADAAELDAVAQKLAFFLKDPQISLP, via the exons ATGCCCCGAGAAACTGAAGCCAGAGAGCCTGGCGGGAGCGGGAGAGTGGCCACACGCACCGTCCTTCCCCGGGAAGCAAGCCCCACGTCTGCTCTGCTCGGGGCTGACCCAGAAGCAATGAAATCTCTGACTTCGGAAAGCTCAGAAGAGGGCCTGCTGGATAAG GTGGAACTGAGGCGCCAGTGGGTCTCCCAGACTGTGGAGGAGGTGCAGAAAGCCATCTACCATCTGACCACCAAAATCAGCAACCAAGACAGCCGATTCCAAGCCATCCCTTACTCCTTCACGTACAATGGGAACATTAAG GTGTTGGCGCCCAGCCAGTTCCTGGTCACAGTCCCGGTGAGAGGCCTGGCCGGGTACAGGGAGGCCTGGGAGCGGCGCTGGCGCTACTACACGCTGCAGGGCAccaggctgccctgccccctgccgggCCCGGAGGGCCTGCAGCAGTGGCTGGAGGTGCAGCAGTTCCCTAGGAGCCTGTGGCTGTGGCACGAGGCAGACGTGAACATCGAGGGGGACCTTGTGCCTGCCAAGGTCCTCCAGGTGTTCCGGACGCTGGTAGAAGATGCCATTGAAGCCTGTCACCTGTCAG GAAAGGTCAGCGTGCTAACAAACGGCACTGCAGTTTGGGTTGCCATGGAAACGTCCAGCGGTCCGGTGGAGATAGAGCTGGCCCCCGCAGTGGAGATCCCCACCGCCTGGTCCAAGAAAGCCCGGTGGCCTCGGTGTCTGACGCGCTGGCCCTCCCCAGAGAGAGTGAAGTGCATCAAG TCATTTGGATTCGCGCTGTTGGCCCGTTTGAATTACCACTGGCAGCTGAGCTTCTCGCTGGCCGAGCGGGTGCTGCTGGAGCAGCTGGACGAAGACGGGGGCTGCCGCCGCCAGTGTTTCCGGGCGCTGCGGCAGCTGAAGGAGGACGTCTGGTGTCCGGGGCATAGGCCGGTCCTCACGTCCCACCACCTGCAG ACAGTGCTCTTTTGGACCTGTGAGAAGTACCCCCACTCGAAGGACTGGCAGGTCTTCAGCAAAGGGCTCCTGCGCCTGGCGAAGAAGCTGCACAGGTGCGTGAGCCAGCGCTTTCTGAAGCACTTCTTCGTGCAGCGCTGCAACCTCCTGCAGCATGCCGACGCGGCCGAGCTGGACGCGGTGGCCCAGAAACTGGCCTTCTTCCTCAAGGACCCCCAGATCAGCCTGCCCTGA